A single Sporomusaceae bacterium DNA region contains:
- a CDS encoding M42 family metallopeptidase, translated as MDKTLSWLQEISEVAGPSGYEQRVKALLAARLAGKAEVSYDRIGSIIFKKQGTAEAPRIMLASHMDEIGFMVKHITKDGYLKFTTLGGWWEQVMLGQRVTVMTAKGDLHGVIGSKPPHILTPDERKKVVQKKEMYIDIGAADEKDAKERFGVRPGDAVAPYSTFTPLADEKYLMAKAWDNRIGCAVMTDVIEALHNEIHPNTVYGVGTVQEEVGLRGAKTSASVIDPHFAFAVDTCVAGDTPGVSDDQASSRLGKGVAISIYDASLIPLPKLRDFAVAIAEENNIPYQLEFTEGGGTDAGRIHIHGQGVPSLVLSLPTRYIHSHNSVIHRDDYDAAVRLVVAILKKLDIAKYEELIK; from the coding sequence ATGGACAAAACACTCTCATGGCTCCAAGAAATCAGTGAAGTCGCCGGCCCGTCCGGCTACGAACAACGGGTCAAAGCCCTGTTGGCCGCGCGCCTCGCGGGAAAAGCCGAAGTATCCTACGACCGCATCGGCAGCATCATCTTCAAAAAACAAGGCACAGCCGAAGCGCCCCGCATCATGCTCGCCAGCCACATGGACGAAATCGGCTTCATGGTCAAACACATCACCAAAGACGGCTACCTCAAATTCACCACCCTCGGTGGCTGGTGGGAACAGGTCATGCTCGGCCAGCGGGTAACCGTCATGACCGCCAAAGGCGACCTCCACGGCGTCATCGGCAGCAAGCCGCCCCACATCCTCACCCCCGACGAGCGGAAAAAAGTCGTCCAGAAAAAAGAAATGTACATCGACATCGGCGCCGCCGACGAAAAAGACGCCAAAGAACGGTTCGGCGTCCGCCCCGGCGACGCTGTCGCCCCCTACAGCACCTTCACCCCCCTCGCCGACGAAAAATACCTCATGGCCAAAGCCTGGGACAACCGGATCGGCTGCGCCGTCATGACCGACGTCATCGAAGCCCTCCACAACGAAATCCACCCCAACACCGTCTACGGCGTCGGCACAGTCCAGGAAGAAGTCGGCCTGCGCGGCGCCAAAACAAGCGCCAGCGTCATCGACCCCCACTTCGCCTTCGCCGTCGACACCTGCGTAGCCGGCGACACCCCCGGCGTCAGCGACGACCAGGCCTCCAGCCGCCTCGGCAAAGGCGTCGCCATCTCCATCTACGACGCCAGCCTCATCCCGCTGCCCAAGCTTCGGGACTTCGCCGTCGCCATAGCCGAAGAAAACAACATCCCCTACCAGCTCGAATTCACCGAAGGCGGCGGCACCGACGCAGGGCGCATCCACATCCACGGCCAGGGCGTCCCCAGCCTCGTCCTCAGCCTGCCCACCCGCTACATCCACAGCCACAACAGCGTCATCCACCGCGACGACTACGACGCCGCCGTCCGGCTCGTCGTCGCCATCCTCAAAAAACTCGACATCGCCAAATACGAGGAACTGATAAAATGA
- the speD gene encoding adenosylmethionine decarboxylase yields the protein MDELNALGRHILAEFYGCDATALNDPAKVERAMVDAALEAGAEVREVAFHKFSPQGVSGVVVISESHLAIHTWPELGYAAVDVFTCGDRVDPWEACRYLVDSLKAAEVDATEVKRGKLTGQLAQKVS from the coding sequence TTGGATGAGTTGAACGCCTTAGGTCGGCACATCCTGGCGGAATTTTACGGCTGTGACGCCACCGCCCTCAACGACCCCGCAAAGGTGGAACGCGCCATGGTCGACGCCGCCCTCGAAGCCGGAGCAGAAGTACGCGAAGTAGCCTTTCACAAATTCAGTCCCCAAGGCGTTAGTGGAGTCGTCGTGATATCCGAATCTCATCTGGCAATCCACACCTGGCCCGAACTCGGCTACGCCGCCGTCGACGTATTCACCTGCGGCGACAGGGTCGATCCCTGGGAAGCCTGCCGCTACCTCGTCGATAGCCTCAAAGCGGCCGAAGTGGACGCCACAGAAGTCAAACGCGGCAAATTGACCGGACAGTTGGCGCAAAAAGTATCTTGA
- a CDS encoding fumarylacetoacetate hydrolase family protein produces MKFVRFQQGAAIRYGVLEGENIRIVEGDIFGKWAIGNQIINPGTVKLLAPCAPSKAVCIGLNYHGHAKEMNAELPAQPLMFLKPSSALTHPGGAVEYPAISQNLHFEAELAVVIGKEARKVPAAAAREYILGYTCANDVTARDIQKGDGQWTRGKSFDTFLPLGPCIATDIDPAATDIKLYLNGEIKQTSNTRDLIFKVEELVAFASQVMTLYPGDVILTGTPSGVGPMQVGDTVVVELSGVGRLENTIVKG; encoded by the coding sequence ATGAAATTCGTCAGATTTCAGCAAGGTGCGGCCATCCGTTACGGAGTGCTCGAAGGCGAAAACATCCGTATCGTCGAAGGCGACATCTTCGGCAAATGGGCCATAGGCAACCAAATCATCAACCCCGGCACCGTCAAACTGCTGGCGCCATGCGCGCCCTCCAAGGCCGTCTGCATCGGCCTCAACTACCACGGGCACGCCAAAGAAATGAATGCCGAACTGCCCGCCCAGCCGCTCATGTTCCTGAAGCCGTCCTCCGCGCTCACCCATCCTGGCGGCGCCGTGGAATACCCGGCCATCTCCCAGAACCTCCACTTCGAAGCCGAACTGGCCGTCGTCATCGGCAAAGAAGCGCGCAAAGTTCCCGCCGCCGCCGCCCGCGAATACATCCTCGGCTACACCTGCGCCAACGACGTCACCGCCCGTGACATCCAAAAAGGCGACGGCCAGTGGACGCGCGGCAAATCCTTCGACACGTTCCTGCCGCTCGGGCCTTGTATCGCCACCGACATCGACCCCGCCGCCACCGACATCAAGCTCTACCTCAACGGCGAAATCAAGCAAACATCGAACACCCGCGACCTCATCTTCAAAGTCGAGGAACTCGTCGCCTTCGCCAGCCAGGTTATGACCCTCTACCCCGGTGACGTCATCCTCACCGGCACTCCCTCCGGCGTCGGCCCCATGCAGGTCGGCGACACCGTCGTCGTCGAGCTTTCCGGCGTAGGCAGGCTCGAAAATACCATCGTCAAAGGCTGA
- the ndk gene encoding nucleoside-diphosphate kinase: MEKTLVLVKPDGVAKGLTGEIIARFERRGLTVAALKMLKLSKTKAEIHYAEHKERPFFGELVAFITSAPIVAMVISGENAVKVVRTMMGPTNPVDAAPGTVRGDFALSIGQNIIHGSDSPASAAREIEIYFTPDEIVQ; the protein is encoded by the coding sequence ATGGAAAAAACACTCGTACTCGTCAAACCCGACGGCGTCGCCAAAGGCCTGACCGGCGAAATCATCGCCCGCTTCGAGCGGCGCGGCCTCACCGTAGCCGCCCTCAAAATGCTCAAACTCTCCAAAACCAAAGCCGAAATCCACTACGCCGAACACAAAGAACGCCCCTTCTTCGGCGAACTTGTCGCCTTCATCACCTCCGCGCCCATCGTCGCCATGGTCATCAGCGGCGAAAACGCCGTCAAAGTCGTCCGTACCATGATGGGGCCCACCAACCCCGTCGACGCCGCTCCCGGCACCGTCCGCGGCGACTTCGCCCTCAGCATCGGCCAAAACATCATCCACGGCTCCGACAGCCCGGCCAGCGCCGCGCGCGAAATCGAAATCTACTTCACCCCCGACGAAATCGTCCAGTAA
- a CDS encoding gamma carbonic anhydrase family protein has protein sequence MSGLLPYKGVWPKLDGEVFVAPGAQVIGNVAIGQGSGIWFNSVVRGDDAPIAIGRYTNIQDGSVVHVQDAARPTRIGDYVTVGHNVILHGCTVGDNCLIGMGAIILTGAVIGDNCIIGAGSLVTEGKTIPAGSLAVGSPARVIRAVSDQDIATIRESARHYCEKAKDYTTINTR, from the coding sequence ATGAGCGGCCTGCTGCCCTACAAAGGCGTCTGGCCGAAGCTTGACGGCGAAGTATTCGTCGCTCCCGGCGCTCAGGTCATCGGCAACGTCGCCATCGGCCAGGGCAGCGGCATCTGGTTCAACAGCGTCGTCCGCGGCGACGACGCCCCCATCGCCATCGGCCGCTACACCAACATCCAGGACGGCTCCGTCGTCCACGTCCAGGACGCCGCCCGCCCCACGCGCATCGGCGACTACGTCACCGTAGGCCACAACGTCATCCTCCACGGCTGCACCGTCGGCGACAACTGCCTCATCGGCATGGGCGCCATCATCCTCACCGGCGCCGTCATCGGCGACAACTGCATCATCGGCGCCGGCTCGCTCGTCACCGAAGGCAAAACAATCCCCGCCGGCTCGCTCGCCGTCGGCTCGCCCGCCCGCGTCATCCGCGCCGTCAGTGACCAGGACATCGCCACGATCCGCGAGTCCGCCCGCCACTACTGCGAAAAAGCAAAAGACTATACCACAATCAATACTAGATAA